GAGGGATCCTGCTAGTGATCACGGTTCCCGTCGCGCTGATCGCTCTCGTTCTTCTCCTGATCCCTGGGAGATCGACGACCGACGCGGTCGTTGAAGAGTACAATGTTATGCTCAACCGAAAGGGAGGCCCCAACTCGAGGCCTCCGAAGAACTACGCCGTGGTTTTTGATGCGGGAAGCTCTGGGAGCCGTGTACATGTTTACTGTTTTGATCGGAACTTGGATCTTGTTCCTCTCGGGAATGAGCTCGAGCTCTTCCTACAGGTTCTCagttcctctctctctctatatatatatatggcatGAAGTGTGTGTTAATAGGATGCTTGAGCACGCCTAACTAGCATCAAATTCCtttgtttcattattatttttagtggTTTGGAACTTCTTGTTTATGCTTCACGTTAGTGGAAGCTTGTTGGAACTTTGGCGCTAAACTGttgattgatttgatttttagcTAAAGCCAGGATTGAGCGCGTATCCGACTGATCCTCGACAAGCAGCAAACTCTTTGGTGTCTCTTCTCGACAAAGCAGAGTCTTCTGTTCCACGCGAGTTGCGTCCCAAGACACCTGTCAGAGTTGGGGTATGGCAACGAGTATCTATCGTATTTTCGTTGTTTATTTTGTGGATCGactgaaatgttttttttttaattatatcttGTTAGGCAACTGCAGGTTTGAGGACGCTGGGTCATGAAGCGTCTGAGAATATTTTGCAAGCGGTAATTTTGTTTCTATATACTTTTTGATGCACATTCGTATGCTGAGTTAGCTCTTATACgctattatgattttgtttgtaAGGTTAAAGAACTCTTGAGAGATAGAAGCATGCTGAAAACTGAGGCAAATGCTGTTACTGTGCTGGATGGTACCCAGGAAGGTTCTTATCAGTGGGTAAGTTatcctcaatttttttttgttcctaaAGGAAGTCATGTTGCTTCGTATCTTATGTGTATGTATCTATGCTTTTAGTTTTGTCTTCTCCATTCCGAAGACTGGTATCCTTTCTAGTTTCTTAATTATTCAATAAGTGTTCATTTTTCTGGCAACGGTAAAATTGTTTGAAGTCTTGTATGTAAATATTAAAGTTTACTCTTAATCGGTTTCGACTCTGCAGGTGACAATTAACTACTTGTTGAGAAACTTGGGGAAACCATACTCAGATACTGTTGGAGTGGTTGATCTTGGAGGGGGTTCTGTTCAAATGGCATATGCTATATCCGAGGAAGATGCTGCAAGTGCACCAAAACCATTGGAGGGAGAGGATGCATATGTCAGAGAAATGTATTTGAAAGGACGGAAGTATTTCCTCTATGTTCACAGGTTGGTAAGCTGTAGTGGTTTTCTTTATTTCATGTTTCTTCAaatttcttcttcctttcatGCCAGACACACAACTTGTTTATGTCCAAAATAGTTTAATGTAAGATGCTATTTGCCTCTTCTTACTTGTAGTTACCTACATTACGGATTACTGGCTGCCCGAGAAGAGGTTTTGAAA
The sequence above is drawn from the Raphanus sativus cultivar WK10039 chromosome 7, ASM80110v3, whole genome shotgun sequence genome and encodes:
- the LOC108814863 gene encoding apyrase 2 — protein: MTAKRLIGRHESLADKIQRHRGILLVITVPVALIALVLLLIPGRSTTDAVVEEYNVMLNRKGGPNSRPPKNYAVVFDAGSSGSRVHVYCFDRNLDLVPLGNELELFLQLKPGLSAYPTDPRQAANSLVSLLDKAESSVPRELRPKTPVRVGATAGLRTLGHEASENILQAVKELLRDRSMLKTEANAVTVLDGTQEGSYQWVTINYLLRNLGKPYSDTVGVVDLGGGSVQMAYAISEEDAASAPKPLEGEDAYVREMYLKGRKYFLYVHSYLHYGLLAAREEVLKVSEDSNNPCIVTGYNGTYNYGGERFKAAALQSGASLDACRRLTIKALKVNDTLCTHMKCTFGGVWNGGRGGGQKNMFVASFFFDRAAEAGFIDPKQPVATVRPIDFEKAAKKACSMKMEEGKSKFPRVEEDNLPYLCIDLVYQYTLLIDGFGLEPTQIITLVKKVKYGEHAVEAAWPLGSAIEAVSSP